From a single Acidobacteriota bacterium genomic region:
- the fliG gene encoding flagellar motor switch protein FliG — MPTITMPAELPGLKKAAILTLMLGEETAGSVFKHLHEDEIERVAREVAALGAVAPETGTQILEEFHHMWQAADYLTRGGVEYAQKLLVKSLGTEMARRVLERVVKSFESSMAFNCLEKADPQQLSKFILSEHPQTIALILAHLKPAQAAQLLYSLPEDLRVEVITRMASLDEISPEVISRISAVIEQRLKSLGGSTHESYGGVRAVAELLNRLDRVVSQPVLEAIENQSPDLAVSIRNLMFVFDDLLHVEDTALREIIQRADKKVLTIALKGASEDIRNRFFQNMSKRAAEMVREEMDVLGAVRLREVEKAQHEIVAIARKLEEEGLLVTGAAAGEPYVV, encoded by the coding sequence CGTGTTCAAGCATCTCCACGAGGACGAAATAGAACGGGTGGCCCGGGAGGTCGCCGCCCTCGGGGCGGTGGCGCCCGAGACCGGCACGCAGATCCTCGAAGAGTTCCACCACATGTGGCAGGCGGCCGACTACCTGACCCGCGGCGGCGTGGAGTACGCCCAGAAGCTGCTGGTCAAGTCGCTCGGGACGGAGATGGCCCGCCGCGTCCTCGAACGGGTGGTCAAGTCGTTCGAGTCGTCCATGGCGTTCAACTGCCTCGAGAAGGCCGATCCGCAGCAGTTGTCGAAGTTCATCCTCAGCGAGCACCCGCAGACGATCGCGCTCATCCTCGCGCACCTGAAGCCCGCGCAGGCGGCGCAGCTGCTCTACTCGCTTCCCGAGGACCTGCGCGTCGAGGTCATCACGCGCATGGCGAGCCTCGACGAGATCTCGCCGGAGGTCATCTCGCGGATCTCGGCGGTCATCGAACAGCGCCTGAAGAGCCTCGGTGGCTCGACGCACGAGTCGTACGGCGGCGTACGCGCCGTCGCCGAGCTGCTCAACCGCCTCGACCGGGTCGTCAGCCAGCCGGTCCTCGAAGCCATCGAGAACCAGTCGCCCGACCTCGCCGTGTCGATTCGCAATCTCATGTTCGTGTTCGACGACCTGCTGCACGTCGAGGACACGGCCCTGCGGGAGATCATCCAGCGCGCCGACAAGAAGGTGCTGACGATCGCGCTCAAGGGGGCGAGCGAGGACATCCGCAACCGGTTCTTCCAGAACATGTCGAAGCGGGCGGCTGAGATGGTGCGCGAGGAGATGGACGTGCTCGGCGCCGTCCGGCTGCGTGAGGTCGAGAAGGCCCAGCACGAGATCGTCGCCATCGCTCGCAAGCTCGAGGAAGAGGGCCTGCTCGTGACGGGCGCGGCCGCAGGCGAGCCGTATGTCGTCTAG